A stretch of DNA from Microbacterium sp. LWS13-1.2:
TGGCATCCATCAACTTCGTCACCGCGCATGACGGCTTCACCCTGCGTGATCTCGTCTCGTACAACGAGAAGCACAACGAGGCCAACGGGGAGGAGAACCGCGACGGCGCCGACGACAACCGCTCGTGGAACTGCGGCGTCGAAGGGCCCACGGACGATCCGGACGTGCTGGCGCTGCGCGCCCGCCAGCAGCGGAACTTCATCGCCACGCTGATGCTGTCGCAGGGCGTGCCGATGCTGCTGCACGGGGACGAGCTCGGCCGCACTCAGGGCGGGAACAACAACGGCTACGCGCAGGACAACGAGATCACCTGGGTGGACTGGTGCGCGCCCGACCAGCCGCTCCTCGAGTTCACGGCGGCTCTGGCGCGGCTGCGCCGCGAGCACCCGACGTTCCGTCGCCGTCGCTTCTTCGATGGGCGCCCGGTGCGTCGCGAAGAGGGGGCGCCGATCCCCGACATCGTGTGGGCACGTCCTGACGGTTCGCAGATGCAGCCCGAGGACTGGGGTTCGGGGTTCGGTCGTGCTGTCGCGGTGTTCCTCAACGGCGGCGGCATCCGCGAGCGCGATCGCCGGGGCGAAGCGATCTCGGACCGCCACTTCATCGTGCTGTTCAATGCCGGAGACGACTCCGTCGACTTCCTGATCCCGGCCGTCGAGTTCAGCCCGGAGTGGGACGTGATCGTCGACACCGCGGGGGTTCACGCCAACACCGAGCCGATCGAGCCCGGGTCGACACTGGCGGTTCCCGCCCGGTCGCTGATGGTGCTGCGAGAGCACGAGCTGCCCGAGCCGGAGGTCGACCACTCCGTGGCGGCGTCGCTCGCGGCCGCGAATCCGGTCGGACCCGACGAGGTGCGCTCAGCCGCCCCGCGCGCAGAGCTCCAGCACTGAGAGGATCTGAAGAGCCATGCCGACGTCGCGACCAGCGTCCACGTATCGTCTGCAGATCCGTCCATCGTTCACGCTCGATGACGCCGTCGCGCTCCGCGAGTACCTGAGCGATCTCGGCGTCGACTGGGTGTACTTCTCGCCCCTCCTCACCGCTTCCCAGGGATCCGACCACGGCTACGACGTCGTCGATCCGACGTCCGTCGATCCGTCTCGCGGCGGCAGGGCGGCGCTCGAGCGCGCGGCCCACGCCTTCCACGAGGCCGGCCGGGGCATCCTGGTCGACATCGTCCCGAACCACGTCGGCGTCGCGCGCCCCGATGAGAACCCGTGGTGGTGGGATCTGTTGACACACGGTCGCCGGTCGCGCTGGGCTGCGGCCTTCGACATCGACTGGGACTTCGGCGGCGGAAAGGTGCGGCTGCCGGTCCTCGGCGAAGACGCCGCGCAGGCTGCGGCAGCCGGCACGCTCCGCGTCGAGGACGGCGAGCTCCGCTACTACGACCACCGGTTCCCGCTCGCGCCGGGCAGCACGCGATCCGACCCTGAGGACGTACTGGCCGTGCACGCGCGGCAGCACTACGAGCTCATGTCGTGGCGCCGAGAAGCCTTCGACCTCAACTACCGCCGGTTCTTCGGCGTCTCGAGCCTCGCAGCGATCCGTGTCGAGGACCCGGAGGTGTTCGAGGCGAGCCACGGCGAGATCGGCAGCTGGTTCGCCGACGGCCTGGTCGACGGCCTGCGGGTGGATCATCCCGATGGTCTGCGTGCTCCGGTGGAGTACCTGGAGCACCTCGACGCGCTCACCGGCGGCGCCTACGTCCTCGTGGAGAAGATCCTCGAGCACGGCGAGACATTGCCGCAGTTCTTCGCCGCCGACGGCACGACGGGCTACGAGGCGCTCGCGGCCATCGACCGCGTGCTCGTGGATCCCCGCGGCGAAGCGCACCTGGACGCCCTCGACGCACGGTTGCGCGAGCATTCGCGCCTGCCCGCCGCGCAGCCGTGGCCCGAGGTGATCGCGGCCACGAAGCGGGCGATCGGCGAGGGGATCCTGCGCTCCGAGGTGCGTCGGCTCGCCCGTGACCTCGGAGCGCCCGACGACGCCGCGACCGAGGACGCGCTCGTCGAGCTCCTCGCACGCTTCCCGGTGTACCGGTCGTATCTGCCGGCCGGCCGCGAGCACCTGGACGCGGCGGCCGCCGCCGCCCGCGCGCACCGCCCCGACCTGGCTGCGACGCTCGACGCCGTGCTCCCGGCGCTCGCCGACCCCCGGCATCCCGCCGCGCTGCGCTTCCAGCAGACCAGCGGCATGGTGATGGCGAAGGGGGTCGAGGACACGGCGTTCTACCGCGCGACGCGTCTCGGGACGCTCACCGAGGTCGGCGCGGATCCCTCCGTGTTCGCGCTGTCGGTCGGCGAATTCCACGCCGCCCAGGCGGCTCGGCACGCCGCCTGGCCGCACTCGATGACGACCCTCTCGACGCACGACACCAAGCGGGGCGAAGACGTGCGCGCGCGGCTCGCCGTGCTCTCCGAGATCCCCGAGCGGTGGGGCGAGGTGCTGGAGGGACTGGCGGATGCCGCCTCCACCGGCCACGGACCCTTCGACGCGCTGCTGTGGCAGGCCATCGTGGGTGCCTGGCCGGCATCCCGTGAGCGCCTGCACGCGTATGCCGAGAAGGCGGCGCGCGAGGCCGGCGAGGCCACCTCGTGGCTGGAGCCGGACGCGGGGTTCGAGCGCCGCCTCCACGCGGCGGTCGATGCGGCATTCGACGACCCCGCGGTGGCGGCGCGCCTGGAGTCCTTCGTCTCCGAGATCGAGGGCGCCGGCTGGTCGAACGCGCTGTCGGCGAAGCTGCTGCAGCTCACCGGTCCGGGTGTCCCCGACGTCTATCAGGGCAGCGAGCTGTGGGAGCAGAGCCTCGTCGACCCCGACAACCGCAGGGCCGTCGACTTCGACGAACGCCGCCGGCTGCTGTCGCGCATCGACGCGGGTGAGCAGCCGATCGTCGATCGGAGCGGTGCGGCGAAGCTGCTCGTCACCTCTCGCGCCCTGCGGCTGCGTCGCGACCGCCCCGACCTGTTCACGCGCTACACGCCCATGACGGTGGTCGGCTCCGCCGCCGAGCACGCGATCGCGGCCGACCGCGGCGGCGCGGTGGCGGTGGCGACGCGCCGCCCGGTCGGACTGGCGCGCCGCGGTGAGGCGACCGGATCCACGTGGGGCGACACGGTCCTGCTGCGGCACGCCGGACCCACCACCGACGTGCTCACCGGGCGGTCGTTCACCGGCCACATCGCGTTGGCGGAACTGCTCGACGTCTATCCCGTCGCGCTGCTGATCACGGCGGAGCCGTCATGATGCCCGAAGTCTGGGCTCCGCGGGCGACGACGGTGGCGCTCCGCGCGCCCGGGCGGGGTGCCGACACGCCGATGACTCACGTCGGCGGGGGCTGGTGGCGCGCCGGCGTCGAGCTGGAGCACGGCGACGAGTACGGCTTCGTCCTGGACGACGCGACGGTGGCACGGCCCGATCCGCGATCACGGCGCCAGCCTCGCGGCGTGCACGAGCTGAGCGCCGTCTTCGAGCCCGGCATCCACGAATGGAACGACGGCTCGTGGACCGGGCGGCAGCTCGCCGGGGGAGTGGTCTACGAGCTGCACATCGGCACCTTCACGCCCGAGGGGACATTGGATGCCGCCGCCCGGCGGCTCGGGCACCTCGTCGAGCTCGGCATCGACTTCGTCGAGCTGCTGCCGGTCAACGGCTTCAACGGCGTGCACAACTGGGGCTACGACGGCGTGCTCTGGTACGCGGTGCACGAGCCGTACGGAGGTCCGGCCGCCTATCAGCGCTTCGTCGACGCGTGCCATGCGGCCGGGCTCGGCGTGATCCAGGACGTCGTCAACAACCACCTCGGCCCGAGCGGCAACTATCTGCCCGAGTTCGGACCGTACCTGCGCGACGCGGAGTCGAACACCTGGGGGTCCTCCGTCGACCTCGACGAAGCCGAGGTCCGGCGCTACATCGTCGAGAACGCGCTGATGTGGCTGCGCGACCACCACGTCGACGGCCTGCGGCTCGACGCCGTGCACGCCCTGAAGGACGACGGCCCCGTCCACATCCTGCAGGAGCTCGCGGAATCGGTCGACGCGCTGAGCGCTCACCTCGGTCGGCCGCTCACGCTGATCGCGGAGTCCGACCTGAACGACGCCCGGCTGATCTCGGCGCGCGAGGCCGGCGGATACGGGCTCACGGCGCAGTGGAACGACGACTACCATCACGCGCTGCATGTCGCCCTGACAGGAGAGACCACCGGCTACTACGCGGACTTCGCCTCCCTGGAGGCGCTGGCGAAAGCAGCCACGCGGGGCTTCTTCCACGACGGCACGTGGTCGTCCTTCCGCGGTAGCGCGCACGGTCACCCCATCGACGCGTGCATCCCCGCCTGGCGGCTGGTGACGTTCTCGCAGGACCACGATCAGATCGGCAACCGGGCGGCCGGCGACCGCCTCTCCCAGACGCTCGACGAAGGCGGTCTCGCGATCGCCGCGGTCCTCACGGTGCTCGCACCGTTCACGCCGATGCTGTTCATGGGCGAGGAATGGGCGGCCTCCACGCCCTGGCAGTTCTTCACCTCGCACCCCGAACCCGAGCTGGGCGCGGCCACCGCCCGCGGCCGCAAAGCGGAGTTCGCCCGCATGGGATGGGACGAGTCCCTCGTGCCGGATCCGCAGGATCCCGAGACCTTCCGGCGCTCCACCCTGCGCTGGGAGGAGAAGGATGCCGGCACCCACGCGCGTGTGCTTGCGCTGTACCGGGAGCTCCTCGCGCTGCGACGGGCGCGCCCTGAACTCACCGACCCCGACTTCCGCCACATCGCGGCCACGGCCGACGACGGCGCGCGCTGGTTCCGGCTCGAGCGCGGCAGCACAGAGATCGTCGTGAACTTCTCGACCGAGCTCCTGCGCCTGCCGGTGAGCGGCGCGCGGCGGATACTGCTGTCGACCGATCCGGCAGCGTCGGCCGCGGAGAAGACGCTCGCGCTGCCGCCGCGCTCAGCGCTGGTCGTCGCGACCGGGACGGACTGAGGTCAGCGGACGCCGAGCCACGAACGGTCCGAGAGCACGATCGGGCCGTCCTCGGTGATCGCGACGGTGTGCTCGGAGTGGGCGCCCCGCGACCCGTCGGCCGAGCGCAGCGTCCACCCGTCCGGGTCGGTGATGAGCTCGTCGGTCGTCTGCAGGAACCACGGCTCGAGGGCGAGCACGAGCCCGGCCCGCAGCGGGTAGCCGCGCCCGGCCTTGCCGTCGTTGGCGACGTGCGGGTCGCCATGCATCTCACGACCCACGCCGTGCCCGCCGAAGTCCGTGTTGATGGAGTAGCCGTCGCCGTGGGCGACGGCGGCGATGGCCGCGGAGATGTCGCCGATGCGGTTGCCCACCGTCGCCGCCGCGATTGCGGCATCCAGCGCCCGCTCCGTCGTGTCGATCAGCGCGAGATCCTCGTCACGCGGTGTGCCCACGACGAACGAGACGGCGGAATCGGCCACCCAGCCGTCGATCGACACGGCGAAGTCGAGCGACACCAGATCGCCGTCGCGCAGTGTGTAGTCGAAGGGCAGTCCGTGCAGCACCGCGTCGTTGACCGAGGTGCAGATGACCTTGCCGAAGGGGCGGGCGCCGAACGACGGGTGGTAGTCGATGTAGCACGACTCGGCGCCGGCCCGGCGGATCAGCTCGTGGGCTCGGCGGTCGATCGCCAGGAGGTTCGTGCCCACCTTGGTCTCGTCGCGCAGCGTCGCGAGCGTCTCGGCGACGAATCGCCCGGCGGGCTTCATCGCCTCGATCTCGGCAGGGGTGCGCAACTCGATCATGTGGAGCTTCCTCTCAGTCCTCCTCCATTCTGTCGGACTCGGCACCACCGGGCTGGGAGGATGCCCCGTGGCACGCGGAACCGCGCCGTCACCCGCATCGGCGGCGTACCATCAGAGGCATGTGGCTGCGTCGCGTGTTCTTCGGCTGGCTCATTCCGGCGGCCTTCCTGCTGCCGCTGTGGCTCTTCGTCGGGTGGGCCGTCTTCAATGCGGGCGGCTGGGCGTTCCTCTGGGTGCTGTTCCTCGCGATCCCCGGCGTGTTCGTCTGGCAGCTGATCCTCACGCTGCTGGTGCGGGCGCGCGGTACGGTCCGCGCCCATCGCGCCGTCTCGTGGTGGGACGTTCTCGGGTTCACCGTCTGGCACGGGCTCGTGATCTCGCTCGGCTTCTTCGCCGAGGCATGGTGGGCTCCGGTGATGGTCGTGACGATCCTGGCCGGTGTCGGGTTGTTCTGGCTCGAGCTGTGGCAGCTGTGGAGCGAGGCCCGGCCGTCGCGATTCGTCCTGCGCACAGCCGACGGCGTCGCCTACATTCCGGCGCCGGCCGACGAAGGGTACGTCGCCGAGCGCGACGTCATCATCATCTCCGAGAAGCAGACGCCGCCCGCGAGCTGACGCGTTTTGGCCGGGTGCGGCATCCATGGCAGAATGGTTGTTTGTGCCCTGACCGGTTCTGCCTCAGGGGAATCAGCTGAACGGCGTCACGCCGGAGGCCTGCGGCACACCGAGTCCTTCACCTTACTTCCCGCGGTCGACCTGTGGCGGCCGCAGAGAGAGACGATCATGCAGATCCTCGACGCCGTCGATGCGGCTTCACTCCGCTCCGACATCCCCGCCTTCAACGCCGGCGACACCGTGAAGGTGCACGTCAACATCACCGAGGGCAACCGCTCGCGTATCCAGGTCTTCCAGGGCGTCGTCATCGGCCGCTCGGGCGACGGCGTGCGCGAGACCTTCACGGTCCGCAAGATCAGCTTCCAGGTCGGCGTCGAGCGCACCTTCCCGGTGCACTCCCCGGTCATCGACCACATCGAGGTCGTGACCCGTGGTGACGTGCGCCGCGCGAAGCTCTACTACCTGCGCAACCTCCGTGGCAAGAAGGCCAAGATCAAGGAGAAGCGCGACAACTGACACCAGCTGCCTGCAGCGCTGTCTCGAGGCCCCGGACGCTTGCGTCCGGGGCCTCGTCCGTTCTCCGGACGGGCCGGAATGTGCGACCCTTGAAGGCGGGTCGCCGCGACCGTCGGCGCCCGCGAAGGAACTCCATGACGACCGAGAAGTCGGCTCCCGCCGAGCCGGCCCCCGGGGCCGAGCCCGCAGCGACCATTCAGCCGCGTCGTCGGGGCTGGCTCGTCTTCCTGCGCGATGTGATCGTGATCATCCTGATCGCCGTCCTCGTCTCGCTCATCGTGAAGACGTTCATCGTCCGATCGTTCTACATCCCCTCCGGTTCGATGGAGGACACCCTTCACGTCAAGGACCGCATCCTCGTGGACGAGATCACCCCGCGGTTCGGTGCCTACGAGCGGGGCGACATCGTCGTGTTCCAGGATCCCGGCGGCTGGCTGCCGCCGAGCACGGAGCCCGCCCGCCCGCCGATCGTCGAGGGGGTGGAGTGGGTGCTGTCGCTCGTGGGTCTCGCCGCGCCCGACAGCGACGACCACCTCGTCAAGCGCATCATCGGGCTCCCGGGTGACCACGTCGTGTGCTGCAACGCGATCGGTCAGATCACGGTCAACGACGTGCCCATCAACGAGAGCGTGTACATCAAGCTGCCGGCGGGGGAGTCGGCGGCATCCGGCGACCCCTTCGACATCGTCGTGCCCGAGGACAGTCTCTGGGTGCTGGGCGACAACCGCTACCGCTCGAAGGACTCGCGGTACAACACCGACCAGCCGGGCAAGGGCTTCGTGCCGATCGACAACCTCGTCGGCCGCGCCTTCCTCGTGACCTGGCCGTTCGACCGGTTCGGTTTCCTCGACTTCCACCACGACGTGTTCGCCGGCGTTCCCGCGCCGGAGCCGGAGGGCGGCGCGAAGTGACCGTCGCCGAGCCTCGTCTCACGCTCGAGCGGCGGCTCCTGCGGGAGCACGCGCTCGTCATCGCGTGCGACGAGGTCGGCCGCGGTGCGCTGGCCGGTCCGGTCGCCGTCGGCGCGGCGGTGGTCGACGCCCCCCGCTCCCGCAAGCGGATCCCGCAGGGGCTCCGCGACTCGAAGCTGGTCCCCGAGCCCCGGCGCGCCGACGTCGCGGCACGGGCGGCGTCGTGGGTCGCAGCGAGCGCGGTCGGCTGGGCGAGCTCGGAGGAGATCGACGAGATCGGGATCATGCGCGCACTCGGGCTCGCCGCCATCCGCGCAATCGCCGACCTGCGTGCTCACGGGGTCGTCCCCGAGGATGCGATCGTGATCCTCGACGGCAACTACGACTACATCCGCCCCGCCGGCGCATGGGGGCTGACGGTGCAGCCGGTCATCAAGGCCGATCGCGACTGCGCTTCGGCGGCGGCGGCATCCGTCATCGCCAAAGTCGCGCGCGACAGTCTCATGACCGAACTCCACGACGAGCTTCCGGCCTACAACTGGGCGCGTAACAAGGGCTACGCGAGCCCGGACCACCGCGAGGCCATCCGCACGCACGGAATCAGCCGACACCATCGCGCGTCCTGGTCGATCGCGGACGCGCCGACGCTCTTCTGAGCGTTCGCCACGCGCGGAGCGGCGTCGCGGCATCCGTTCACGCCCATAGGATGGGAGCACCATGGATGACGAGGTCTTCGAAGACTATGACCGCGAACTCGAACTCGCGCTCTACCGCGAGTATCGCGATGTCGTCTCGCAGTTCCAGTACGTGATCGAGACGGAACGGCGCTTCTACCTCGCGAACGAGGTCAACGTCGTGCGCCGCGACACCGAGCACGACTTCTACTTCGAGATCTCGATGTCGGACGTGTGGGTGTGGGACATCTACCGCGCCGACCGCTTCGTCAAGGCGGTGCGCGTGCTCACCTTCAAGGACGTCAACGTCGAAGAGCTGTCGCGCCGGGACTTCCACCTGCCCGAAGAGCTCTCGCTCGACACCTGAGCCACAGGCTCCTCCCCAGCCCCCGCGATCCCGGGACCGCACGTCGGTTCTGAACGGATGCCGCCGCCGCGCGTCCGCGCGAGGTTCGCGCGCGCGACGATGCCTGAATGGCAGACAAAGACGTGCTCGGCCGTGCGGGCGAGGACCGCGCCGCACGGTACTTCGAGACCCAGGGCTTCACGGTGCTCGCGCGCAACTGGCGAAGCCGTGAGGGCGAACTCGACCTCGTGGTGGCGGACGGCGCCGCGGTGGTCGTCGTCGAGGTCAAGACACGGCGCGGCGAGGAGTTCGGGCACCCCTTCGAGGCCATCGACGCTCGCAAGCGCGTACGGCTGTGGCGGCTCGGCGTCGCATGGGCGAGTCAGCACCGCGAGCTCGTGCAGGGGCGCCGGTTGCGCATCGACGCGATCGGGCTCACGGGCACGGAGCCCTCGACGGCTCGCCTGGAACACCTCGTCGACGTGGAGGTGCCGTGAGCGTCGCGCGCACGTGGGCCGTCGCGCTCGTCGGTGCCGAGGGCGAGTGCGTCGAGGTCGAGGCGGACCTGTCGCAGCAGACCCCGGAGTTCCGCATCATCGGCCTGCCCGACAAGGCACTGGGCGAGGCGGTGCAGCGCGTTCACAACGCGTGCGCCAACAGCGGCACGCCGCTGCCCCGGCGACGGCTGACCGTGAACCTGTCACCGGCGAGCCTGCCGAAGCAGGGATCCGGCTTCGACATCGCGATCGCAGTCGCGTCTCTCGCGACCGAGTCGTCGATGGATGCGGCCTCGGTCGCGTCGGCCGTGCACATCGGGGAACTCGGCCTCGACGGGCGCCTGCGCCCCGTCCCCGGTGTGCTGCCCGCGGTGGTCGCTGCCCGGCGGGCAGGCCATCGGCGGATCGTCGTGCCCTACGCCAACGGCGCCGAGGCGGCGCTCGTCGGTGGGATGGACGTGCTCGCCGCCGTCAACCTCGCACAGGTGGTGGCCTGGCACGGCGGTGACGTCGAGGTCGCCGACGAAGATCCCGTCGCCCTGCCGGACGACGAGCGGACACCCGAGCCCGTACTCGATCTCGCCGAGGTGATCGGTCAGCGCGATGCCGTGGATGCGCTCATCGTCGCAGCGGCCGGCGGGCACCACCTGCTGATGTGCGGACCGCCCGGTGCCGGCAAGACCATGCTCGCGCGACGGCTGCCCGGCATCCTTCCCGAACTCGACGACGGTGCGGCGCTCGCGAGTGCGTCGATCCGCAGCCTCGCGGGCTCGCGCGTGATGGAGCTGTCACGAACGCCCCCGTTCGAGGCGCCGCATCACAGCGCGAGCGTCGCAGCTCTCGTGGGCGGGGGTTCCCGCCTCATCCGGCCGGGCGCGATCGCGCGCGCCAGCGAGGGCGTGCTGTTCCTCGACGAGGCCGGCGAGTTCGCGGCGAGCGCGCTGGACGCGCTGCGGCAGCCGCTGGAGTCCGGGTCCATCACGATCCATCGCGCGGGGGCATACGCACGATACCCGGCACGCTTCCAGCTAGTCCTGGCCACGAACCCGTGCCCGTGCGGGGACTACGGGATCCGCGGCGGCACCTGCACGTGCCCACCGGCCGCGATCCGCCGCTACCTCGGCCGGCTCTCCGGGCCGCTGCTGGACCGCATGGACATCGAGCTGACCCTGACCAGGGTCTCCGTCGCCCAGCGCGGCCGCGGACCGACGATCTCGACCGCGACGGCGCGCGATCGGGTCGCGGAGGCCCGTGCGCGCGCACGTCACCGGCTGCAGGCAACGCCCTGGCGAGTGAACGCCGATGTGCCGGGGACCTGGCTCCGCGAGGGACCGGTCGCCCCGCCGCCCGTGATCCGCCGCCCGCTGGATGCCGCGCTGCACCGTGGTGCGCTGACGCTGCGCGGCTACGATCGCGTGCTGCGGGTCGCATGGTCGCTGGCCGACATCGACGGGCGAGCGCAGCTGAGTGCCGAGCATGTCGGGCGGGCGCTCTACCTGAAGAAGGGTCTGGCGCTGTGACCGCTTTCGACCTGGGCGCCGACGCCGCGGGGCGTGCGCTCGCACCGCTGGGCGTCCACCAGAGCGCCGACGCGGCCCGTGAGCGCTACGCGACCGCGGTGTGGTGCCACCTGATCGAGCCCGGCGACTCCGTGGCAGGGCGCATCGTCGCCGCTCGCGGTGCCGCGCCCGCGCTGGAGGCGGTGCTGGCCGAAGGGACGCTGGCAGAAGTCACCCCGCGGGAACTGGCCGAGGGCCGTAAGCGGTGGCTGCCGCGGCTTTCGGCGCGCGTGGTCGCGGACTCCTTCCTCACGGCCGCGGCGCGCGGCGTCCGCCTCGTGACGCGGGCCGATCCCGAGTGGCCCGCCCAGCTGGATGACCTCGAGGCGCACGCGCCGCTGTGCCTCTGGGTGCGCGGCGATGCCTCCGCCCTCCGCCGTCTCGACGCCTCCGTCGCCATCGTCGGCGCGCGCGCCGCGTCGCGCTACGGAGAACATGTCGCGATGGAGCTCGCGGCCGAGCTCGCCGGTGACGGCATCGCGGTGGTGTCGGGCGGCGCATACGGCATCGACGGGTCCGCGCATCGCGCGACACTGTCGGCGGGCGGTCTGACGGTCGCACTGCTCGCGGGCGGCGCGGACCGCTCGTATCCCGCCGGGCACGCAGGGCTGATCGACGACATCGCCCGGCACGGTGTCGTGGCGAGCGAAGTGGCGTGCGGCTCCGCTCCGACGAAGTGGCGCTTCCTCCAGCGCAATCGGCTCATCGCCGCGCTATCGGCGGCGACGGTGGTGGTGGAGGCCGGCTGGCGCAGCGGATCGCTCAACACCGCCGGCCATGCGGCGACGCTGTCGAGGCCGCTCGGCGCGGTCCCGGGCCCGATCACCTCGGCCACCTCCGCGGGCACGCACCGCCTCATCCGCGAGTACGGCGCGCAGTGCATCACCGGGGCGGATGACGTCCGTGAGCTGCTGGGACTGGCCACTGCGAACGGTGCCGGAGCGGCTCGGATGCCCGGCCACACCGGCGACGCGACGCGCGTGGTGGATGCGATGAGCACGCGCGCCTGGCGACAGCCCGGCGATATCGCGCGCCGCGCGGGGATGGCGGCCGACGCCGTCGAAGGCGTACTCGGTCTGCTGCAGCTCGACGGATCCGTGGAGGCCGGCGCGGAGGGATGGAGGTTGCGACGGGCGGGGGCGTGACGAGCGCGCGGTCGTCACGAGTGCTCAGCCGTGTCTAGCGCTACCGTGCCAGGCCAGCGCGTTGACGTGGCGTCCCTCTGTGTCCGGCGCTCCGCTCGGCTGGCGGGGGAGAGCGAACCGCGCGGTGCGTCGCAGCGCCGCGTACCCCTCGTCGAGGCGCAAGCTGGAGGCGTGGAGATCGTCGACGCAGCGGAGACGTACCTGCGCCACCTGGCGGAGGTACGTCGACTGTCGCCGGCGACGGTCCGTGCGTACCGCTCGGATCTCGCCGGGCTGGCCGTCGCGTGCGGCGACGTCGATCTCGCCGTCGTCGACCTCGAGAACCTCCGTGAGTGGCTGTGGCAGGCCGTGCAGCGGGGCGACAGCCGCGCCACCATCGCACGGCGGACGGCCGCTGTGCGCGGCTTCTTCGCCTGGGCGACCGAGACGGGCGCCGTGGCATCCGACCCCAGCCTGCGGCTGGTCGCGCCCAAGCGCGGCCGCACACTGCCGAAAGTCGCGACCGCCGATGCGCTGGCAGGGGTCCTGGAGCGGCTCGCTTCCGCGGCCGCGGAAGGCGACCCGCTGGCGCTGCGCGACCACGCGATGCTCGAGCTCCTGTACGGGGCCGCGGTGCGCGTCTCCGAGCTGTGCGGACTGGACGTCGGCGATCTCGACCCCGAACGTCGCACGGCTCGCGTGTGGGGCAAGGGCTCCAAGGAGCGCGTCGTCCCCTTCGGGCTCCCCGCGTTGCGTGCGGTCGATGCGTACCTCGTGCGGGGCCGGCCCGTGCTCGTGGCGCGTCGAGTCGACGCGCCTGAGGCAGCCGCCCTGTTCCTCGGCGCGAGAGGCGGTCGCATCGGACCTCGTGCGGTCTACGACCTGGTGTCTCGCGAGCTCGGGCCCGAACTCGGCGCTCAGGTGGGGCCCCACGCGCTGCGGCACTCGGCGGCGACGCATCTGCTCGACGGCGGCGCC
This window harbors:
- a CDS encoding YifB family Mg chelatase-like AAA ATPase, which gives rise to MSVARTWAVALVGAEGECVEVEADLSQQTPEFRIIGLPDKALGEAVQRVHNACANSGTPLPRRRLTVNLSPASLPKQGSGFDIAIAVASLATESSMDAASVASAVHIGELGLDGRLRPVPGVLPAVVAARRAGHRRIVVPYANGAEAALVGGMDVLAAVNLAQVVAWHGGDVEVADEDPVALPDDERTPEPVLDLAEVIGQRDAVDALIVAAAGGHHLLMCGPPGAGKTMLARRLPGILPELDDGAALASASIRSLAGSRVMELSRTPPFEAPHHSASVAALVGGGSRLIRPGAIARASEGVLFLDEAGEFAASALDALRQPLESGSITIHRAGAYARYPARFQLVLATNPCPCGDYGIRGGTCTCPPAAIRRYLGRLSGPLLDRMDIELTLTRVSVAQRGRGPTISTATARDRVAEARARARHRLQATPWRVNADVPGTWLREGPVAPPPVIRRPLDAALHRGALTLRGYDRVLRVAWSLADIDGRAQLSAEHVGRALYLKKGLAL
- the dprA gene encoding DNA-processing protein DprA, giving the protein MTAFDLGADAAGRALAPLGVHQSADAARERYATAVWCHLIEPGDSVAGRIVAARGAAPALEAVLAEGTLAEVTPRELAEGRKRWLPRLSARVVADSFLTAAARGVRLVTRADPEWPAQLDDLEAHAPLCLWVRGDASALRRLDASVAIVGARAASRYGEHVAMELAAELAGDGIAVVSGGAYGIDGSAHRATLSAGGLTVALLAGGADRSYPAGHAGLIDDIARHGVVASEVACGSAPTKWRFLQRNRLIAALSAATVVVEAGWRSGSLNTAGHAATLSRPLGAVPGPITSATSAGTHRLIREYGAQCITGADDVRELLGLATANGAGAARMPGHTGDATRVVDAMSTRAWRQPGDIARRAGMAADAVEGVLGLLQLDGSVEAGAEGWRLRRAGA
- a CDS encoding tyrosine recombinase XerC, with amino-acid sequence MEIVDAAETYLRHLAEVRRLSPATVRAYRSDLAGLAVACGDVDLAVVDLENLREWLWQAVQRGDSRATIARRTAAVRGFFAWATETGAVASDPSLRLVAPKRGRTLPKVATADALAGVLERLASAAAEGDPLALRDHAMLELLYGAAVRVSELCGLDVGDLDPERRTARVWGKGSKERVVPFGLPALRAVDAYLVRGRPVLVARRVDAPEAAALFLGARGGRIGPRAVYDLVSRELGPELGAQVGPHALRHSAATHLLDGGADLRAVQEILGHASLGTTQIYTHVSSERLAASYRLAHPRA